The bacterium BMS3Abin14 genome contains the following window.
CTGCGCCGGGAAATCTGTGAAATCGGGGATGAGCCGGGCTGGCAGGACCACTGACGGGATGAGGGCTTTACGCCGGATTATTCCGGGATTCGCGGAAAACTTGAAACGCTGCTCAAGGCTGGGTATGCAGACGAAGTTCTGACCCTTGGAAAGGAGTTGGTGACTACAGGCACCCACCAGGTGGAGATGAGCCACGATGAAGGCGAAACCGCCATAGAGATTGCCGAGTGTTTAACGGTGATCGTCGAGGCGTTGGATCGGTCGTCTCTTGATCCTGCAGACAAGCTGAACTGGGCTCTGGATGCCCTGCTCAAGGATCAGTTTGAAGTTTGCGGGGAATTTGCCGATTACCTGAACAGGCGGCACCCTGGATCGGCATGGCAGGCGTTGGCGGATCGCCTGCTGGCTGATTTGAGATGGCCGGGTATTGCCTCGACCCTGCGCGAACAACTGCGGGAAGTACGCGCGCTTGAAAAGAACTGGCCTGTTGTGGCGGCGATTCAGGCAGAAGAAAGTCCCTCCCGAGAAACTTTCGCGGACTGTAAAAAGGCCTGTGGGAAGATCAAGGCCTGGCCCAGGGTGCGCCGTCATCTGCTGGATTACCTCGAAACAGGCGAACTGCCCTGGAAGCAGGAGGGCTGGCCGCTTCCGGGAACCTGCCTTGACACACCAAAAGCAGAGCGAGGTGACCGTTTTCCCATGATGGACAAACTCATCGGTATCGCCATCCTGGAAAAAAAGCCCGACCAGGCGCTGCAATGGTACGATCAACTTCTTGAGAAGGGTTCAAGGCGGCATGGTGTCAACGAAGATGAAATCGCGGAGTCCATTCAAACACACGCGCCGAACCGGGCGGTGGACATCTGGAAGAACATCGCGCAACAACTGATCGCTGAGGTTAAACCAAAAGCATATCAGGCGGCAGCCCGGTACTTGCGCAAAGCGGCCAGGGTCATGGCCCGGCTGAAGAAACAATCGGAATGGGAGCGATACCTGGAAACACTGAGAAAAGAACACTATCGCAAACGCCGACTTCTCGAGATTCTGGATAGCCTGGAAGGAACGCCCATCATCGGGAAAAAGTAAAATAGTGGGAACGGACTTCAGGATCCTCGGATCCTCCGGTGCCGTAGCATGAATTATGGTGTTACTGATACTTTTTGTTGGTTATTTTAATAGCAAGTTGAAGGCCATAAACAGGGATCGAAGGGGGAGGATGCGCCGTCGCTTCAGCTATGGCGGGACAGGCCGAGGTAGGGGGGGGCAAGGAAGCAGGGAAACATACCTTAATCGTTGCAACCGAAAAAATAACATGATAACTTGTTAAACGTTGTTAAACACTCCAAAAAACGGAGGACTTATGTTGGGAGTCAGACTCGATCAGGAATTGGAACGCAGGCTGAACGCCCTGGCGAAGAAAACCGGGCGCTCCAAGAGCTATTTCGCACGCGAGGCGATTCGTCAGTTCCTGGAGGATCAGGAAGACTACCTACTGGGGTTGGCGGCCCTGGAAAAGAAAGGTCCGCGTATCACTCTCGAAGATCTGGAACGAGAACTTGGTTTGGAGAGTTGAGTTC
Protein-coding sequences here:
- a CDS encoding ribbon-helix-helix protein, copG family, producing the protein MLGVRLDQELERRLNALAKKTGRSKSYFAREAIRQFLEDQEDYLLGLAALEKKGPRITLEDLERELGLES